The Elusimicrobiota bacterium sequence CTGACCCAGGCACGCGTTTTTTGTGGAAGTAAGACCACACCACCGCCATGGCGATCACCCAGGTCTTGCCCGACCCAGTGGCCATCTTGAAAGCAAAGCGGCGAAGGTCTTCCGGCGGGAGGTCTTGCACGCCTTCAGAGTCAAGTTCGGGCACGTAGCGGCGAATCTGGCGTTTGCCGTCCATTGTCGTCTGGAAAACAATGTTGTCGGAGAAAAGATCCTTTTTGAATTTTGTGGCGTGGGACAGGATCAACTTCTGTGCGTCGCGCTCACCGGCAATTTCAACCAACCAGACCAGTGTTTCGATCGCTTCGCGCTGGCAGAAGTAATATCGGAAGGGGACCGGGAAGTTCGCCACTTCGTGGTCTTCGTCAAACCAATATTCAAAAAGCCGCCGAGTCACGTCCGACGCACCGGGGTAACCCTGCTCCCGCCACGCGTCCACCGCTGTGCGAATTTTCGGCACCAGCAGGAGTTGGCTCGGTCGCCGTCCTGAAGTGTCTTCCCTCCATCCCGTCGGCGCAACGGGGTCTTTCTGGAGGAAAGATGTCGGCTTTTCCCACGGACGGCGGCCGGAAATCTCCGGCAGTTCCTTGTCGTAAGCGACGACGGCCCTGGGCATGGCTATTTCACTTCCACGTCGAAAGCCTGAGAAGTGTCGTTTCCGAAAATATCGATCACCTTAACCAAGATGCGGTATTTACCTGGTTTCTCGTAATTGTGCGGATCGCAGGCGAGTGGGAGCGAGCGCTCCTTTCGGGTTCGGTAGGCGACCCAGCCTTGCATGAAGGTGTCGTTCTGAAAGTCCCAGTCCACTGACCAATAGTCAATAAAGTCCGACCACTTTTTGACCTTGCTTCGCACTTCTTCTGGGATCAGATCGGTGTTGGGGATGACAAAGTCCTTGAGTTCGACCTGCGCCGTCAGTTTCTTGGGTTTCTTAATCTCGGCTTCGAGGTAAGCCAGCTCAAAGAATCGCACGTCACCCTTCGCGGCGGCCTGCTGTTCCATGACCTCGCGGGGGATTTGCAAGAGCAGGAGTTTCACACCCTTCTTCTTGGAGGCCTCGACCATCAGGTCGTAGAGCCCCATCTCCCATTCCCAGCCGAGGACGTGAAGTTCGCTCTGTTTGAGCTTTGCGCATTCGTCCACGGCCGCGTCTATTTCGGAGATCGTTACCGGTGCGTCCACTGCGCCGATGTGGATCATGGCCTTGCCCTTCTTGCCGTGCAGATGGGCCATGCCAGCCACCGGCCGGGCACTGTAAAGCTTGAGGATGAAAGCGAGATATTCGAAGAGCGCCTGTTCCGTCAGCGGCTTCTCCTTGGTGTTGCCAAAAGTCACGCCCTGCCAGTATTGACGTTCGTATTTGCCGAGGTTGAGAACCTCAAACGGTTTACAGTTCTCGATGCCAAGGAGACGCTTACGAGAGACGTGGGTTCCCCAACGCCCTAAATCGCACCCAATCCAACGGCGGCCAAGCCTTTCGGCAACGGCAAGCGTGGTGCCGGAGCCGCAGAAAAAGTCGGCTACGACCTGCCCCTCTTTTGACGCAGCTTTAACGATACGATCAAGAAGAGGCCACGGTTTCTCGGTCGCGTAGCCCGTTCGCATTACTCCATCGACAGGAGAACGTGCCGCGATCGCCATTTCCCACCAGTCTTCTGGGACTTTCCCCTTCTCCGCCAAATCATAGGTATCCGCAACGAATCCGGATCCTTTCAGTCCCTTCTTGAAGTTGTCTAAAGTCTTTTCGTGATGGGCAACGCGCACTTCATTCGCATTAAAACACCACTTAGCAGACTTGGCGTACCAAAATATGGTGTCATGCTTCCGGTTGAACTGGCGCATTCCAGGAGAACCAGGTCCGGTGTAGCACCAGGCTATCTCGTTCACCATCCGATCGCGCCCAAATACATCATCGCAGATACTCTTCAGATAGTGTCCGATGTGCCAATCGCAGTGAAGGAAAAGCGAACCGTCGTTCGTAAGTAGATCCCGCATCAGCACAAGACGCTGGGACATCATGCTGAGAAAGGACGAGTCACCCCGCCCCCAAGTATCTCGGTAAGCCTTCTCCTCAATGGCAGACTGCTCCTTCTCAACCTCAATACCTTTTTCCCCAATTTCTGCCATGAATGAAAAATCAGCCCCCGTCGCAAACGGCGGATCGATATAAATAAGGTCGATTTTTCCTGCGAACTTTTCCAGCAGTGACCCCATCACCAGCAGATTTTCCCCCCAAATCAGTTTGTTCCGCCATCCCGCCTCAAATGTGTCTCCCTCCTTGCCTTGATAGAAGTCGAAAAGAGAGGGCGTGTTGGTCTTCTTCGCTTCGCGCGTGGCGCGGCTCTCGTTGACGGT is a genomic window containing:
- a CDS encoding site-specific DNA-methyltransferase, whose amino-acid sequence is MAKIEITKTELVWPGKYNEDGTLKEVPRVSLPFQVIETVNESRATREAKKTNTPSLFDFYQGKEGDTFEAGWRNKLIWGENLLVMGSLLEKFAGKIDLIYIDPPFATGADFSFMAEIGEKGIEVEKEQSAIEEKAYRDTWGRGDSSFLSMMSQRLVLMRDLLTNDGSLFLHCDWHIGHYLKSICDDVFGRDRMVNEIAWCYTGPGSPGMRQFNRKHDTIFWYAKSAKWCFNANEVRVAHHEKTLDNFKKGLKGSGFVADTYDLAEKGKVPEDWWEMAIAARSPVDGVMRTGYATEKPWPLLDRIVKAASKEGQVVADFFCGSGTTLAVAERLGRRWIGCDLGRWGTHVSRKRLLGIENCKPFEVLNLGKYERQYWQGVTFGNTKEKPLTEQALFEYLAFILKLYSARPVAGMAHLHGKKGKAMIHIGAVDAPVTISEIDAAVDECAKLKQSELHVLGWEWEMGLYDLMVEASKKKGVKLLLLQIPREVMEQQAAAKGDVRFFELAYLEAEIKKPKKLTAQVELKDFVIPNTDLIPEEVRSKVKKWSDFIDYWSVDWDFQNDTFMQGWVAYRTRKERSLPLACDPHNYEKPGKYRILVKVIDIFGNDTSQAFDVEVK